One window of Paenibacillus albicereus genomic DNA carries:
- a CDS encoding TIGR02679 domain-containing protein: MGKTKLVAAAQDYFLRPGMSRFLEAAWKRYEGLGRVGGKAVVRELTPEECDALNGFFGMYLRPGQEAGFRLELFESELLQSPFACTLAELHERLYEEPLLSRADRELVRRQSWQALFMATERRLQAEGQDIPKHISQWWARVRAGDGAGYRTLKELWGRGEALASEALLHATLAWRRLGWLDGETIKPIRKPVLAAEVSGNPHALDLNQPAGRLFFQALLSVSYPGEIKDVPDRAAETGQPSRGADDFDADALDTESDLSREVLRNLDTLAAREVYRRWGVLDDDFSSYVHVFYSGRHQGRWAPRGEVWTLAQVESMSELPPVTELYVVENPAVYASLIESSAPVYGEGQDGPRSGAAPMLLCTSGPASAAALRLLDLYVRSGRLQGSIHYSGDYDGKGIAMANVLWRRHGACFSPWRFDSETYGTAVQGMIAGGLSFSLEECRQLMKLRAEWQPALSAKLLEGKRKLFQEELLPLLEADWRQAQSKREAENR; encoded by the coding sequence TTGGGGAAAACGAAACTCGTCGCAGCAGCGCAGGACTACTTCCTCCGGCCCGGCATGAGCAGGTTTCTGGAAGCAGCCTGGAAGCGGTATGAAGGTCTGGGGCGAGTTGGCGGAAAGGCTGTCGTCCGGGAGCTGACACCGGAGGAATGCGATGCGCTGAACGGTTTTTTCGGCATGTATTTGAGACCGGGACAAGAAGCAGGGTTTCGGTTGGAGCTGTTCGAGTCGGAGCTCCTTCAATCCCCGTTTGCCTGCACTCTGGCCGAGCTTCATGAGCGGTTGTACGAGGAGCCGCTGCTGAGCCGCGCGGATCGCGAGCTGGTGCGCCGACAAAGCTGGCAGGCGCTGTTCATGGCGACGGAACGCCGCCTGCAGGCTGAAGGCCAAGACATTCCCAAGCACATATCCCAGTGGTGGGCGCGCGTGCGCGCCGGGGATGGCGCAGGGTATCGGACGCTGAAGGAGCTTTGGGGCCGAGGGGAGGCGCTTGCCTCGGAGGCGCTCCTGCATGCGACGCTGGCTTGGCGGCGATTGGGATGGCTGGACGGGGAGACCATCAAGCCGATACGCAAGCCGGTTCTGGCGGCGGAGGTTTCGGGCAATCCGCATGCGCTGGATCTGAACCAGCCGGCCGGGCGTCTGTTTTTTCAGGCGCTGCTGTCTGTGTCCTATCCCGGCGAGATAAAGGACGTGCCAGATCGGGCGGCTGAGACGGGACAACCAAGCCGTGGCGCCGATGACTTCGATGCGGATGCATTAGACACAGAATCAGATCTGAGCCGCGAAGTCTTGCGAAACCTGGATACGTTGGCGGCACGGGAGGTGTACCGGCGCTGGGGCGTGCTTGACGACGACTTTTCCTCTTATGTCCATGTGTTCTATTCCGGCAGGCACCAAGGGCGCTGGGCGCCGCGTGGCGAGGTGTGGACGCTGGCCCAGGTGGAGTCCATGTCGGAGCTTCCTCCTGTGACGGAGCTGTATGTCGTAGAGAATCCCGCCGTCTATGCCTCGCTCATCGAAAGCTCTGCTCCCGTCTATGGAGAGGGTCAGGACGGGCCGCGCAGCGGCGCAGCGCCCATGCTTCTTTGTACGAGCGGCCCTGCCAGCGCCGCCGCGCTGCGTCTACTGGATCTTTATGTCCGCTCGGGACGGCTTCAGGGATCCATTCATTATTCCGGCGACTACGACGGAAAGGGAATCGCCATGGCCAATGTGCTCTGGCGCAGGCATGGGGCATGCTTTTCTCCCTGGCGATTTGACAGCGAGACCTATGGAACTGCGGTTCAAGGGATGATTGCGGGAGGGCTTTCCTTCTCACTAGAGGAATGCAGACAGCTGATGAAGCTGCGGGCGGAGTGGCAGCCTGCGCTGAGCGCCAAGCTGCTGGAGGGCAAGCGCAAGCTGTTCCAGGAGGAGCTGCTTCCGCTGTTGGAGGCAGATTGGCGGCAAGCGCAATCCAAACGAGAAGCGGAGAACCGTTAG
- a CDS encoding TIGR02680 family protein: MTWDTQTAEAVGETLAEYDAATTGEPAVARWQMHRFGILNFWHYDEEVFELEQGRIILRGANGSGKSVTMQSFLPLVLDGDKRAHRLDPFGSRDRRIEYYLLGEEESGKVKTDSTAYLWMEFRHGQSGLYRTIGIGLRARRGGAQVQFWGFAVTDGRRIGHDLWLYDHPAYLEDKVRTPFDRKELERAISEGGQVVHDQKSYQELVNKQLFGFADSEAFEDLLQLMIQLRSPKLSKDFKPTAIYQILHQALSPLMEDDLRPLSEVLEDMDQITDRLDELRRYRDSMEKLQQRYDFYNKHLLLQGAEGYRAGTIELEQAELKVRECEGELTAAQSERAAAEARLRTIQDEQRTIIAERELLAQHEAIGKQQELEQAQTLLQDLERQLERSKESLRKARDRQAQLVRQLEERQASRDRLAGEQRELLDELDELASELEFPEHGVYHRYWMPDAPSTDAWRDPWRSDLRRHRERIEEALAKARLGREAELAARDREIELGESRRGRDDAESGVAERTQALDEAKEQLRSQMALWAQGVQQLPFGEEPLRAALRAVSEYGAAQSSLELLRAPLHAAYDGERERLVAQRLEQERQRSELAARRSELAEEKRRWEQSREPEPARSEGRGRYRARLAERRGGAPLYAACDFAPGLSEEQRARLEEALERSSLLDAWIEPDGRMEASAAGEEESWLTPLPYEFGYTLADVLIADPPEGSGLEAEQIQQVLRSFLWDESGAAVGATDWSAGIGADGSYRLGPLSGQSTTKQRAEFIGRETRKRTRLLEIDRLQAELLQLGGTMAEAEAELAATKAAEERIVQERDAYPSPAKLEQARRGLEAAEHRLQAALQQESRSLERYKLKAEEWQRLQLELAEATANWSRLKREPDLTAALRAASDYEGQLSELASLWKEHDGAVRTTERLMEELASLGQELEDELELEDELDARRRDQKARTDALKRLIEELGLADVASRMEALRLQLQVLSRAQREMDGAIDRAKNAAARADARLGLLREQGQERAERLRQAGELLELELSRGLAGGWKVQLEQTRADGEANGEALGRLASEIRSEYAPLFEQRNIENITNRLLEEMAAARTQLSDYVLELAVDERTGRFLVWSMRNPQQPLSPLRLLQELEEQEAEQSALLSEKDRVLFEDIILSSVGKAIRQRIHRAEQWVREMNRLMEARETSSGLRLRLQWNPRSASTEQQLDVQDLVELLKRDSQRLREDEIEAMIRHFREQIRIAKEAAQTEQESLRLHLYRILDYRNWFEFQLESRKGVQTAYRPLTDSRFNVMSGGEKAMAMYIPLLAAAWSRYADARDESPRLISLDEAFAGVDEENMRDMFKLLTDMGFDYMMTSQVLWGCYDTVPALAIYEISRPKDVDFVTLFRYKWNGRRKIYVEAEN, from the coding sequence ATGACATGGGATACGCAAACGGCGGAGGCTGTAGGTGAGACGCTGGCAGAGTACGATGCGGCAACGACGGGCGAGCCGGCCGTCGCTCGCTGGCAGATGCATCGGTTCGGCATTCTGAACTTTTGGCATTACGATGAGGAAGTGTTCGAACTGGAGCAGGGCCGCATCATCCTGCGCGGCGCCAATGGCTCGGGCAAGTCGGTGACGATGCAGAGCTTCCTGCCGCTCGTGCTGGATGGCGACAAGCGGGCGCATCGGCTGGATCCGTTCGGCTCGCGGGATCGCCGGATCGAGTATTATTTGCTCGGGGAAGAGGAGAGCGGCAAGGTCAAGACCGATTCGACCGCTTATTTATGGATGGAGTTCAGACATGGCCAAAGCGGCCTGTACCGGACGATCGGCATCGGGCTGCGGGCTCGGCGCGGCGGCGCGCAGGTGCAGTTCTGGGGCTTCGCCGTGACGGACGGGAGACGGATCGGACATGACTTATGGCTGTATGATCACCCGGCTTACCTGGAGGACAAGGTCAGGACGCCGTTCGACCGCAAGGAGCTGGAGCGCGCAATCAGCGAAGGGGGCCAGGTCGTTCACGACCAGAAGTCGTATCAGGAGCTGGTCAACAAACAGCTGTTCGGCTTCGCCGACAGCGAGGCGTTCGAGGATCTGCTGCAGCTGATGATCCAGCTGCGCAGCCCGAAGCTGTCCAAGGATTTCAAGCCGACCGCAATCTATCAGATTCTCCATCAGGCGCTGTCTCCTCTGATGGAGGACGATTTGCGTCCGCTCTCAGAAGTGCTGGAGGACATGGACCAGATCACAGATCGGCTGGACGAGCTGCGCCGCTATCGGGACAGCATGGAGAAGCTCCAGCAGCGGTATGACTTTTACAACAAGCATCTACTTCTGCAGGGAGCAGAGGGATATCGCGCCGGGACAATCGAGCTTGAGCAAGCCGAGTTGAAGGTGCGCGAGTGCGAAGGGGAGCTGACAGCGGCGCAGAGCGAGCGGGCAGCGGCAGAGGCGAGGTTGAGAACGATCCAGGACGAGCAGCGGACGATCATCGCTGAACGGGAGCTGCTCGCGCAGCATGAGGCCATCGGCAAGCAGCAGGAGCTGGAACAGGCGCAGACGCTGCTGCAGGATCTGGAGCGCCAGCTGGAGAGGTCCAAGGAATCGTTGCGAAAGGCGCGGGACAGACAGGCGCAGCTGGTACGCCAGCTGGAAGAGCGGCAAGCAAGCCGCGACCGTCTGGCAGGCGAGCAGCGCGAACTGCTGGATGAGCTGGATGAGCTGGCGAGTGAGCTCGAGTTTCCCGAGCATGGCGTGTACCACCGCTATTGGATGCCGGATGCGCCTTCGACCGATGCATGGCGCGATCCGTGGCGGAGCGATCTGCGGCGCCATCGTGAGCGGATTGAGGAAGCGCTGGCCAAGGCGAGGCTGGGGCGCGAAGCTGAGTTGGCCGCGCGGGATCGGGAGATCGAGCTGGGCGAATCCCGGCGCGGCCGGGACGACGCCGAGAGCGGCGTCGCGGAGAGGACGCAAGCGCTCGATGAGGCGAAGGAGCAGTTGCGGAGCCAGATGGCGCTATGGGCGCAGGGGGTGCAGCAGCTTCCCTTCGGCGAAGAGCCGCTGCGGGCGGCGCTGCGGGCGGTCAGCGAGTATGGGGCCGCGCAGAGCTCGCTCGAGCTGCTGCGGGCGCCGCTGCACGCGGCATATGACGGCGAGCGGGAGCGGCTCGTAGCCCAACGGCTGGAGCAGGAGCGGCAGCGCAGCGAGCTGGCGGCCCGGCGCAGCGAGCTGGCGGAGGAGAAGCGCCGCTGGGAACAAAGTCGCGAGCCGGAGCCGGCGCGCAGCGAGGGGCGCGGCCGCTATCGGGCGCGGCTGGCGGAAAGGCGCGGCGGAGCGCCGCTGTATGCCGCATGCGATTTTGCCCCGGGTCTGAGCGAAGAGCAGCGCGCCCGTCTGGAGGAGGCGCTGGAGCGCAGCAGCCTGCTCGACGCCTGGATCGAGCCCGACGGTCGCATGGAGGCTTCGGCTGCAGGCGAGGAAGAGAGCTGGCTGACGCCCCTACCCTATGAATTCGGCTACACGCTGGCGGATGTGCTGATCGCCGATCCCCCGGAAGGAAGCGGGCTGGAAGCGGAGCAGATCCAGCAAGTGCTGCGCAGCTTTCTCTGGGACGAATCGGGCGCGGCTGTGGGCGCGACGGACTGGAGCGCAGGCATCGGCGCCGACGGCTCTTATCGTCTTGGACCGCTGTCCGGCCAGTCTACGACCAAGCAACGGGCGGAATTCATCGGCCGAGAGACGCGCAAGCGCACGCGGCTACTGGAGATAGATCGTCTGCAGGCAGAGCTATTGCAGCTCGGTGGTACTATGGCTGAGGCAGAGGCGGAGCTCGCTGCGACGAAAGCAGCCGAAGAGCGAATCGTTCAGGAGCGCGATGCATACCCTTCGCCTGCGAAGCTTGAACAGGCCAGGCGAGGTCTGGAAGCCGCGGAGCACCGTTTGCAGGCTGCGCTCCAGCAAGAGTCTCGTTCTCTGGAGCGCTACAAGCTGAAGGCAGAAGAGTGGCAGCGGCTGCAGCTGGAGCTGGCCGAAGCGACGGCGAATTGGAGCCGGCTGAAGCGTGAGCCGGATCTGACAGCCGCGCTGCGGGCCGCAAGTGATTACGAGGGGCAGCTGTCGGAGCTGGCCTCGCTGTGGAAGGAACATGACGGAGCGGTCCGGACGACGGAACGGCTGATGGAGGAGCTTGCCTCGCTAGGACAGGAGCTGGAGGACGAGCTGGAGCTCGAGGATGAGCTGGATGCGCGCCGTCGCGACCAAAAGGCGAGGACGGATGCTCTGAAGCGGCTGATCGAGGAGCTGGGCCTCGCAGACGTGGCGAGCCGGATGGAAGCGCTTCGTTTGCAGCTGCAAGTGTTGTCCCGCGCGCAGCGGGAGATGGACGGGGCAATAGATCGCGCCAAGAACGCCGCCGCCCGCGCCGATGCCCGGCTCGGCTTGCTCCGCGAGCAAGGGCAGGAGCGCGCCGAACGGCTGCGTCAGGCGGGCGAGCTGCTGGAGCTGGAGCTGTCTCGCGGTTTGGCCGGCGGCTGGAAAGTCCAGCTGGAGCAGACCCGCGCGGACGGAGAGGCGAACGGGGAGGCGCTAGGTCGGCTGGCATCGGAGATCCGCAGCGAGTACGCGCCTTTGTTTGAGCAGCGCAACATTGAGAATATTACGAACCGGCTGCTGGAAGAGATGGCCGCCGCGCGGACGCAGCTGAGCGACTATGTGCTGGAGCTGGCTGTCGACGAGCGTACAGGGCGCTTTCTCGTGTGGTCGATGCGCAATCCGCAGCAGCCGCTGTCGCCGCTGCGCCTGCTACAGGAGCTGGAGGAGCAGGAGGCGGAGCAAAGCGCGCTGCTCAGCGAGAAGGACCGAGTACTGTTTGAAGACATCATCTTGTCCAGCGTCGGCAAGGCGATTCGCCAGCGCATCCATCGTGCGGAGCAGTGGGTGCGCGAGATGAACCGCCTTATGGAGGCTCGCGAGACTTCGAGCGGGCTGCGGCTGCGGCTGCAATGGAACCCTCGCAGCGCCTCGACGGAACAGCAGCTCGACGTGCAGGATCTGGTCGAGCTGCTCAAGCGGGATTCGCAGCGGCTGCGCGAGGACGAGATCGAAGCGATGATTCGCCACTTCCGCGAGCAAATCCGCATCGCCAAGGAAGCTGCTCAAACCGAGCAGGAATCGTTGCGGCTGCATCTTTATCGGATTCTGGACTACCGCAATTGGTTCGAGTTCCAGCTGGAGTCGCGAAAGGGCGTACAGACGGCCTATCGGCCGCTGACCGACTCCCGCTTCAACGTCATGAGCGGCGGCGAGAAGGCAATGGCGATGTACATTCCGCTGCTGGCGGCGGCCTGGTCTCGCTATGCGGATGCCCGCGACGAATCGCCTCGCCTCATCTCACTGGACGAAGCCTTCGCCGGCGTCGATGAAGAGAACATGCGGGATATGTTCAAGCTGCTGACGGACATGGGTTTTGACTATATGATGACCTCGCAGGTGCTCTGGGGCTGCTATGATACCGTCCCTGCTCTTGCCATCTATGAGATTTCGAGGCCGAAGGACGTCGACTTCGTGACGCTGTTCCGCTACAAGTGGAACGGTCGGCGTAAAATTTATGTGGAGGCGGAGAATTGA